One segment of Urocitellus parryii isolate mUroPar1 chromosome 5, mUroPar1.hap1, whole genome shotgun sequence DNA contains the following:
- the Rgr gene encoding RPE-retinal G protein-coupled receptor isoform X4: protein MPSLQPYPASSGSQLAWNTAIPLVLFVWLSSTFWAALPLLGWGHYDYEPLGTCCTLDYSRGDRNFISFLFTMAFFNFFVPLFITLTSYRLMEQKLARSGHLQVNTTLPVRLLLLGWGPYALLYIFATIMDVSSLSPKLRMVPALIAKMMPTINAINYALRGEMFSGGIWQCLSPQRSKQDRAQ from the exons GCAGCCAGCTGGCGTGGAACACGGCCATCCCCCTGGTGCTCTTTgtgtggctgtcttccaccttcTGGGCAGCACTCCCCCTCCTGGGCTGGGGCCACTATGACTATGAGCCCCTGGGAACATGCTGCACCCTGGACTACTCCAGAGGGgacag AAACTTCATCAGTTTCCTCTTCACCATggcctttttcaattttttcgtGCCTCTCTTCATCACCCTCACATCTTACCGGCTCATGGAGCAGAAATTGGCAAGGAGTGGCCATCTCCAG GTGAACACCACTCTGCCAGTCAGGCTGCTGCTGCTCGGCTGGGGCCCCTATGCCCTCCTGTATATATTTGCAACCATCATGGATGTGAGCTCCCTCTCCCCCAAACTTCGAATG GTGCCTGCCCTCATTGCCAAAATGATGCCCACAATCAATGCCATCAACTATGCCCTGCGTGGCGAGATGTTCTCCGGGGGAATATGGCAGTGCCTGTCACCACAGAGGAGCAAGCAAGACAGAGCCCAGTGA